Proteins co-encoded in one Erinaceus europaeus chromosome 2, mEriEur2.1, whole genome shotgun sequence genomic window:
- the PLA2G12A gene encoding group XIIA secretory phospholipase A2, with amino-acid sequence MAALALLLLALLPAAPRGQEQEQSTDWRATLKTIRNGVHKIDTYLNAALDLLGGEDGLCQYRCRDGSKPSPRYGFKPSPPNGCGSPLFGVHLNIGIPSLTKCCNQHDRCYETCGHSKNDCDEEFQACLSKICRDVQKTLGLAQHVQACETTVELLFDSVIHLGCKPYLDSQRAACWCRYEDKTDL; translated from the exons ATGGCCGCGCTCGCCTTGCTGCTCCTCGCCCTCCTTCCCGCCGCGCCGCGGGgccaggagcaggagcagagcACCGACTGGAGGGCCACTCTGAAGACCATCCGGAACGGCGTGCACAAGATCGACACGTACCTGAACGCCGCCCTGGACCTGCTGGGCGGCGAGGACGGGCTGTGCCAGTACCGCTGCCGCGACG GATCTAAGCCTTCCCCACGCTATGGCTTTAAGCCCTCCCCGCCCAATGGATGTGGCTCTCCGCTGTTTGGTGTTCAT CTCAACATCGGCATCCCCTCTCTGACCAAGTGCTGCAACCAGCACGACAGGTGCTACGAGACCTGCGGCCACAGCAAGAATGACTGCGACGAGGAGTTCCAGGCCTGCCTCTCCAAGATCTGCCGGGATGTGCAGAAGACTCTGGGCTTGGCCCAGCACGTGCAGG CCTGTGAAACCACAGTGGAGCTCTTGTTCGACAGCGTGATACATTTGGGCTGTAAACCCTACCTGGACAGCCAGCGGGCCGCCTGTTGGTGCCGCTATGAAGACAAGACTGACCTTTGA
- the CASP6 gene encoding caspase-6 isoform X1 — protein MERGGEDREGERKTDTCRPASPLAFETTAPAGMEQNMTETDAFYKREMFDPEEKYKMDHKRRGVALIFNHERFFWQLTLPDRRGTSADRDNLQRRLADLGFEVKCFDDLRAEAILLKIHEVSASSHVDADCFLCVFLSHGEGNHVYAYDAKIEIPMLTSLFKGDKCQSLVGKPKIFIIQACRGTQHDVPVLPLDVVDHQKGMPEANTTEVDAASVYTLPAGADFLMCYSVAEGYYSHRETVHGSWYIQDLCEMLARYGSSLEFTELLTLVNRKVSQRRVDLCKDLSAIGKKQVPCFASMLTKKLHFFPKS, from the exons atggagagaggaggggaagacagagagggggagagaaagacagacacctgcagacctgcttcaccacttgctttcGAAACAacagctcctgcag gtatGGAACAGAACATGACAGAAACAGATGCCTTCTATAAAAG AGAAATGTTCGACCcagaagaaaaatacaaaatggaCCACAAGAGGCGAGGGGTGGCTCTGATCTTCAATCATGAGAGGTTCTTCTGGCAGCTGACCCTGCCTGACAGGCGCGGCACCAGTGCAGACAGAGACAACCTTCAGCGCAG GCTGGCAGATCTGGGCTTTGAGGTAAAATGCTTCGATGACCTCAGAGCAGAGGCAATACTGCTCAAAATTCATGAGG TGTCAGCCTCTAGCCACGTGGATGCTGACTGCTTCCTGTGCGTCTTCCTGAGCCACGGTGAAGGCAACCATGTTTATGCCTACGATGCCAAGATTGAAATCCCCATGCTGACAAGCTTGTTCAAAGGAGACAAGTGTCAGAGCCTGGTTGGAAAACCCAAGATATTCATCATCCAg GCCTGTCGGGGGACCCAGCACGACGTGCCCGTCCTTCCCCTGGATGTGGTGGATCATCAGAAAGGCATGCCAGAAGCCAACACCACCGAGGTGGACGCAGCCTCTGTGTACACGCTGCCTGCGGGAGCCGACTTCCTCATGTGCTACTCGGTGGCTGAAG ggtaCTATTCTCACCGGGAAACAGTGCATGGGTCTTGGTACATCCAGGACCTGTGTGAGATGCTGGCCAGGTACGGCTCCTCCCTTGAGTTCACCGAGCTGCTCACGTTGGTCAACAGGAAGGTGTCTCAGCGCCGAGTGGACCTCTGCAAAGACCTCAGCGCCATCGGGAAGAAGCAGGTGCCCTGTTTTGCCTCGATGCTAACAAAGAAGCTGCATTTCTTTCCAAAGTCTTAA
- the CASP6 gene encoding caspase-6 isoform X2: protein MEQNMTETDAFYKREMFDPEEKYKMDHKRRGVALIFNHERFFWQLTLPDRRGTSADRDNLQRRLADLGFEVKCFDDLRAEAILLKIHEVSASSHVDADCFLCVFLSHGEGNHVYAYDAKIEIPMLTSLFKGDKCQSLVGKPKIFIIQACRGTQHDVPVLPLDVVDHQKGMPEANTTEVDAASVYTLPAGADFLMCYSVAEGYYSHRETVHGSWYIQDLCEMLARYGSSLEFTELLTLVNRKVSQRRVDLCKDLSAIGKKQVPCFASMLTKKLHFFPKS, encoded by the exons atGGAACAGAACATGACAGAAACAGATGCCTTCTATAAAAG AGAAATGTTCGACCcagaagaaaaatacaaaatggaCCACAAGAGGCGAGGGGTGGCTCTGATCTTCAATCATGAGAGGTTCTTCTGGCAGCTGACCCTGCCTGACAGGCGCGGCACCAGTGCAGACAGAGACAACCTTCAGCGCAG GCTGGCAGATCTGGGCTTTGAGGTAAAATGCTTCGATGACCTCAGAGCAGAGGCAATACTGCTCAAAATTCATGAGG TGTCAGCCTCTAGCCACGTGGATGCTGACTGCTTCCTGTGCGTCTTCCTGAGCCACGGTGAAGGCAACCATGTTTATGCCTACGATGCCAAGATTGAAATCCCCATGCTGACAAGCTTGTTCAAAGGAGACAAGTGTCAGAGCCTGGTTGGAAAACCCAAGATATTCATCATCCAg GCCTGTCGGGGGACCCAGCACGACGTGCCCGTCCTTCCCCTGGATGTGGTGGATCATCAGAAAGGCATGCCAGAAGCCAACACCACCGAGGTGGACGCAGCCTCTGTGTACACGCTGCCTGCGGGAGCCGACTTCCTCATGTGCTACTCGGTGGCTGAAG ggtaCTATTCTCACCGGGAAACAGTGCATGGGTCTTGGTACATCCAGGACCTGTGTGAGATGCTGGCCAGGTACGGCTCCTCCCTTGAGTTCACCGAGCTGCTCACGTTGGTCAACAGGAAGGTGTCTCAGCGCCGAGTGGACCTCTGCAAAGACCTCAGCGCCATCGGGAAGAAGCAGGTGCCCTGTTTTGCCTCGATGCTAACAAAGAAGCTGCATTTCTTTCCAAAGTCTTAA